In the bacterium genome, one interval contains:
- a CDS encoding Fic family protein: MYIHQRNDWPLFRWDSEKIAPLLALVRHKQGRILGRMESLGFGLRSEAVLQTLTLDILKSNEIEGELLNPEQVRSSIARRLGMDIAGLVPSDRHVEGVVEMMLDATQKFNAKLTKTRLFHWHASLFPTGRSGMAKITVGGWRTAEKGPMQVVSGPMGREKVHFEAPEADLLTKEMAAFIAWFNSKETTDPVLKAAIAHFWFVTIHPFDDGNGRIARAIADLQLARADGNAQRFYSLSAQIQKERKSYYDILEQSQKGTLDITEWLGWFLHCLGRALDATEETLAAVMQKARFWEAHAATPINERQRLMLNRLLNGFTGKLTTSKWAKIAKCSTDTALRDITDLMEKGVLEKEEGGGRSTGYRLVQHGD; the protein is encoded by the coding sequence ATGTACATTCATCAACGCAACGACTGGCCATTATTTCGGTGGGATAGTGAGAAAATTGCGCCCCTGCTCGCCTTAGTGCGCCACAAACAGGGGCGGATTCTTGGGCGCATGGAAAGCCTTGGCTTTGGCTTACGATCCGAAGCGGTGTTGCAAACACTTACCCTTGATATTCTTAAATCCAATGAGATTGAAGGGGAGCTTCTAAACCCTGAACAAGTGCGCTCCTCCATCGCCCGCAGGTTGGGGATGGATATTGCGGGGCTGGTGCCTTCTGACAGGCATGTGGAAGGCGTGGTGGAAATGATGCTGGATGCCACCCAGAAATTTAATGCGAAGCTTACCAAGACCCGCCTCTTTCACTGGCACGCTTCCTTGTTCCCGACAGGACGCAGCGGCATGGCTAAAATTACCGTAGGCGGCTGGCGCACGGCGGAGAAGGGTCCGATGCAAGTGGTTTCCGGTCCTATGGGCAGGGAGAAAGTGCATTTTGAGGCACCAGAAGCGGATCTTCTCACCAAGGAAATGGCGGCGTTCATCGCTTGGTTTAACAGCAAGGAGACCACCGACCCCGTACTCAAAGCAGCGATTGCCCATTTCTGGTTTGTGACGATTCACCCGTTTGATGACGGGAACGGACGGATTGCGCGGGCGATTGCGGATTTACAGCTTGCACGCGCCGATGGCAATGCCCAGCGGTTTTACAGTCTTTCGGCACAGATACAAAAAGAACGAAAGAGCTATTACGACATTCTGGAGCAAAGCCAGAAAGGCACGCTCGACATTACCGAATGGCTTGGGTGGTTTTTACATTGCCTCGGCAGGGCACTGGATGCCACGGAAGAAACCCTCGCCGCCGTGATGCAAAAGGCGCGGTTCTGGGAAGCGCATGCGGCAACCCCCATCAATGAGCGGCAACGGCTAATGCTGAACAGGCTGCTAAACGGGTTTACAGGCAAACTCACCACTTCCAAATGGGCGAAGATTGCCAAATGCTCGACCGACACGGCATTGCGGGATATTACCGACCTAATGGAAAAGGGTGTTTTAGAAAAAGAGGAAGGCGGCGGCAGGAGTACGGGGTATCGGCTGGTTCAGCACGGCGATTAA
- a CDS encoding ArdC family protein: MTTETTEPKKRPIDEARERLKLLSLGVKDLVEDGTFYTINDAIVETLYKSDTHREFKSYRQWKKEGRQVKKGEKAFLLWAKPRQINKPAEQTTAPDDLEEMIKYFPIAYLFSNAQLDPAENEEEEGNETNPQPEQPPITPAEPPKTRLAPLAY, encoded by the coding sequence ATGACAACCGAAACAACCGAACCCAAAAAACGCCCGATAGACGAAGCGCGCGAGCGGCTCAAACTGTTAAGCCTCGGAGTCAAAGACCTTGTAGAGGACGGTACGTTTTACACCATCAACGACGCGATAGTGGAAACGCTGTACAAGTCCGACACCCACCGCGAGTTCAAAAGCTATCGCCAGTGGAAGAAAGAGGGCAGGCAGGTAAAAAAAGGTGAGAAAGCCTTTTTGCTGTGGGCAAAGCCGAGGCAGATAAATAAGCCAGCCGAGCAAACCACCGCCCCCGATGATTTGGAGGAAATGATAAAATATTTCCCCATCGCCTATTTGTTCAGCAACGCCCAGCTTGACCCTGCGGAGAACGAAGAAGAAGAGGGCAACGAAACCAACCCGCAACCCGAACAACCGCCAATAACGCCCGCAGAGCCACCCAAAACCCGTTTGGCACCGTTGGCCTATTAA
- a CDS encoding JAB domain-containing protein, whose protein sequence is MQGLRQHGKGRCAKPPCLWLRLSPSGGDRMVQKNAYPLRTPDALQTAVATVPLVEIHYSFPRLHFADRLNSSQACHESIRNLYDPNKIAHKEFFYLVLLNNSLRCIGYALIGVGTTSSVTVNVKEILQLALLSNATHIILSHNHPSGSTKPSPDDITLTQKVKKAAALFDVELADHIIITHETYVSLADEGLL, encoded by the coding sequence ATGCAGGGCTTGCGCCAACACGGCAAGGGGCGCTGCGCTAAACCTCCTTGCCTTTGGTTGCGGCTGTCGCCCAGCGGTGGGGATCGCATGGTACAGAAAAACGCATATCCGCTCCGCACACCAGATGCACTGCAAACCGCAGTCGCCACCGTGCCCCTTGTTGAAATTCACTACAGCTTTCCACGTTTGCATTTCGCCGACCGTCTCAACAGCTCGCAAGCCTGTCATGAATCTATCCGCAACCTCTACGACCCAAACAAAATCGCCCACAAGGAGTTCTTTTACCTCGTGCTGCTCAATAACTCCCTCCGTTGCATCGGCTACGCGTTGATTGGTGTTGGCACCACCAGTTCGGTCACGGTCAACGTCAAAGAAATCCTCCAGCTTGCCCTGCTGAGTAATGCCACACACATTATTCTCAGCCACAATCACCCGTCCGGCAGCACCAAACCATCGCCTGACGATATTACCCTCACCCAAAAGGTCAAAAAAGCCGCCGCGCTGTTCGATGTGGAGCTGGCCGACCATATCATCATCACCCACGAAACCTATGTCTCACTGGCCGATGAAGGGTTGCTCTAA
- a CDS encoding DUF2958 domain-containing protein, with amino-acid sequence MKTPKITLITQQLRKQFARIGDQRNTSDPMIVAKFFNPSGVGTWYAIAYYPDDNTCFGYVTDFGFDELGYFSITELESITVPPFGLRIERDRFFTPCRLSEIRKRS; translated from the coding sequence ATGAAAACACCCAAAATCACGCTTATCACCCAGCAACTTCGCAAACAGTTCGCCCGCATCGGCGACCAACGCAACACCAGCGACCCCATGATCGTCGCCAAGTTTTTCAACCCGAGCGGCGTTGGCACATGGTACGCCATTGCCTACTATCCCGACGACAACACCTGCTTCGGCTATGTAACCGACTTCGGCTTCGATGAACTCGGCTACTTCTCCATCACCGAGTTGGAGAGTATCACCGTGCCGCCCTTCGGCCTCCGCATCGAGCGCGACCGCTTTTTCACACCATGCCGCCTGTCGGAAATCAGGAAGCGGTCATAA